One window of Nocardioides dongkuii genomic DNA carries:
- a CDS encoding Gfo/Idh/MocA family protein: protein MADTVRWGILATGKIAHAFAHDLALVPDTEIAAVGSRRIAAAEEFSARHTGGAATAHGSYEELVADPAVDVVYVATPHALHLENARLAFAAGKHVLCEKPLTLTTQDAEEMVRLARERGLFLMEAMWMACHPVIRALRERLHAGDFGTPRALRAELGFAVDAPPEDRMFNPALGGGALLDMGVYPLTFAHLMLGEAESLSAQAGLGPTGVDLDVAVAGRYAGGAVATMTASMTGWSSCTAAIATDRGRIELPWEFNHPRHATYTEVGPDGPTHPQRIAGAEPVIGQGYGNEIAEVGRCLREGLLESPLVPHAQTLTLMRQMDALREQIGVRYAADA from the coding sequence ATGGCCGACACCGTCCGCTGGGGCATCCTCGCCACCGGCAAGATCGCGCACGCCTTCGCCCACGACCTCGCCCTGGTCCCCGACACGGAGATCGCCGCCGTGGGATCGCGCCGGATCGCGGCGGCCGAGGAGTTCTCCGCCCGCCACACCGGCGGCGCCGCGACCGCCCACGGGTCCTACGAGGAGCTGGTCGCCGACCCCGCCGTCGACGTCGTGTACGTCGCCACGCCGCACGCGCTGCACCTCGAGAACGCCCGGCTGGCGTTCGCGGCCGGCAAGCACGTGCTCTGCGAGAAGCCGCTGACGCTGACCACCCAGGACGCCGAGGAGATGGTCCGGCTGGCGCGGGAGCGCGGGCTGTTCCTGATGGAGGCGATGTGGATGGCCTGCCACCCGGTCATCCGCGCGCTCCGCGAGCGGCTGCACGCCGGCGACTTCGGCACCCCCCGGGCACTGCGCGCCGAGCTCGGGTTCGCGGTCGACGCGCCCCCGGAGGACCGGATGTTCAACCCCGCGCTCGGCGGCGGCGCGCTGCTCGACATGGGCGTCTACCCGCTGACCTTCGCCCACCTGATGCTCGGCGAGGCCGAGTCGCTGAGCGCCCAAGCCGGCCTCGGCCCCACCGGCGTCGACCTCGACGTCGCCGTCGCCGGGAGGTACGCCGGGGGCGCCGTCGCCACCATGACCGCGTCGATGACCGGGTGGTCCTCGTGCACGGCCGCGATCGCGACCGACCGCGGGCGGATCGAGCTGCCGTGGGAGTTCAACCACCCCCGGCACGCGACGTACACCGAGGTCGGGCCGGACGGGCCGACCCACCCGCAGCGGATCGCGGGCGCGGAGCCGGTGATCGGCCAGGGCTACGGCAACGAGATCGCCGAGGTGGGCCGCTGCCTCCGCGAGGGGCTGCTGGAGAGCCCGCTGGTGCCGCACGCCCAGACGCTCACCCTGATGCGGCAGAT